The DNA window AACGACATATTATGgttaaatggtgggataaattcGATATTttaccattaattggttcacgaTTTGTGCGTAAAAGAGGCATTTGTTCGGATCTACccctttcatcttcttcaacaatgACAACCTAGATGCCCTTTTTTAATATGTTCAATGCTGCTCGACATCGTCTTCCATTTGTATCAGATGAACAGATCCAAGAGCGAATCCTCACGGCTTTCGGGTTTAATATTCAGCCTGACGATCCTACCCTGTCATCATCCTCATCTGCATCCACTCTTCCTCCTTCGGATGATGGAAGCCAAGTCGCTCAATGGCCTGATTTCTAAAggcttctcaaaaaaaaaagggggaggggagggaaagGAGGTCTCTCTACACCTTAACCCAGTGCCGTATTAATCAGACACACCTTTCTGATTCTTACCAGATGTCAAGTATCAATATCTAGTGCCACTTCAGTCAGACTGGCATCTTGGCATGCATCACGCAGCACTATAGGCGcattatagtgagtgtcacgGGTGAACACTTTAATAGTTCACCTAACTAAGACTCTTCTAGAAAACAGTGAGCTATCACATGTGGAATGTCAAAGAATCTCATTAGTGGCTTATTTTCAGTCATACACCTAGACTACACAATAAAATAACTTTTGGCTAAAGCTTATCAGCTTCTAAAAACAatcacaccttattaggtgtaccAAACTTGTGATAAGAACATTTTATCTTTAGCTGTTCATACATCACATCTGGTTAGTTTAATGCCTACTGGACGCCAACTCCATCAAGgtccatcagcatctctcaaccaATTTGAAGAAGTCTTTGGTGTCCGCCATCTATAAAAGGGGAACTCACTCTCTTTGAAAGGAACCACGAAGAATAAGTtagtattttctttctttgtgagTGTTTGTAAAAAGTTTTGTGAGAGTTGCGTTTTCTTTTGAGTGAGTTTTAAGAGTGAAAAAAGTCTGTGTGCTGTGTACAAGTGTCTGTGTGCAATTCTATAATTCAAGACCCATATGTAAGTCTTGTCTtctttaatcttttattttgtttattatgcTTGCAATTAGAAAGTGTAAAGAACAACTTGCTTTATTAGAAAATCTTTAGATATTTATTTTGCTTAAATTGAATtctatttatctttttattctCAAGATCCGATTTATTTCTCCCAGATTCTAAATGAAGAAACCATCAATTTTACTGAAATCAAATCtaggaaaaggaaaattcttTACCTACTTGCTTCCCTCATTGCTTAAGTCAGATCTCTCCCGATCTTGTCTCCAaatagtatcagagccaagttgAAAGGTGCCAAAGTCATAAAGACTATTATGTTGGTAGTGTTTCACCATTGTCTTATAGACCTTCACCTAAGTCGTAttgacctacacccaagtcatACTCAATCATGTTGCCGTGGATAGGCATTTGAAGGTGTAATAGTATTGATAGTAGGCAGTATTGACAGAAGGATATATAGACCGAAACCTTTATTGACTCGAACCTCTAAACTATGGCTTCATACTTTAAGTCCAGTTCGAGAAGATCATCATCTTCTGAGGCTAGCACAACCAGAAGGACTTATGATCCAGTTCATAATTCTAAAGAAATGGTTTTCAGAAATTTAGAAGCTGCCATTAACAACTATACTATTCCCCGAATACCTAAATCCGAGGTATATCATAAAGGGACTTTTGCTTTTCATAGTGACTGTCATCAAGACAAGTGAAAGCACCCATACTCTTCTCTCTGACCAAGAACAAATCCAACTCCTAACCAGTTCTCAAATTCAAAGGCATAGAGATCGTGGATTTAAATTTATCCACATCGGATTAGTTCAAGTTGCTTTGAAACCCTTAATACTTCTAGGGTTAAATAGTGTGGTTTTTGCTGTTGTTAGATATGCCAAAATGCTTGAATTTTATGAATCTCTAATGGGTACAGTTGAAACTAGTCTCTGTAAAGGACCAGTACATTTTTAGTGTAGACCTAATCTTACTATGTCCCTAATAGATACAAATATTCTTGATGGTACTGTCATTTCTTTAAAGACTTATGGATATCGTATCGCTCCAGGAACTCAAAACCTCGCAgtgatttaccatatctattaCAAAGTAATGACTACCATAGCTTCTAATGCTAAGGTTATTGATCCTCGAGGGCAAACAGTGTGTTTCTAGGAGAATTGTAACCAGTATCAAATCTTGTGCCCTGTTGTATTAGATGATCGGAAATTAACCTTCCAGAATCTTGGACTTTAACCTTtgtggctcaacctcagccaccTTTTAGGACTACTCCATCCAGCATCACTCAACTCCCATCTGGTGATGTTGAGATCACTTTTGATCATAGATTCGATAATACTTATAGATCTACTCCATCTGTGATGTCTTTTTCCTCTGAGTATCCTACATATCAAGCATCTGCTCGTGCTTCAACATCTCGAGCTCAGAACGAGAATTGTGATGGAATAATCAATCTTTATGGTACAATCGTACACTTACCTAGGTTAATCAACTTGTCTATGGTCCTCCTTCTAGAGAACCTTTTCAGGCTAATCAGCCACCTGTTGCTATTGATAAGGAATATGGGTCCTCATCCCCAACACTCTTTGATATGCAAGCATCTTTGGGAATACATATGCTTCATATCACTGAAGAGCCCAAATCCCAAATCAATAAGCGATTTCTTATTTAGGAATATAAGTCTACTAGGAATGTTGGTAAACGTCGGATCTTTGAAGAACACTACTCCAATCCTCAGCGGCAAGAGCTTcatgagaaatgggtttcttatatggaaactcatcaaataaatctcTCATTCTTTCAGTGGTTAAAGATATACCTAATTGAGAAGTCACCTAATCCTCCATAAGCGAATGAGATCAAAAGGGTGTCAACCACTTATGTTACCAAAGAAGGAACAGTAATTGAATCtgttcatcctcctcctcagccTTAAAGATAGGTACTAATCAGATAGTTACTCCTCTCAAAACTTCAAGTtacaatttatgtttcaagaaacaagaacGACAAAACAACTTTCACCTGTTTCGCCTGTTTCTCAAAACAAATATGGGGCAAAAATTACAATTCATCCCCAATAAAAAAGACCcccttccctctcttccctctcttctccgTTAAACCTTCATGATAGTACCCTGAAGGAGCTCCAGAGATTCGCCTATGAAGAATCGCCCTTACTCCATCTCGTGAAGAACCCTACGGCAGATTCGCCTTCTATACCCTCGTGAACAGTACGAATCTCTTTGTCTTCTTCGACCTCGTGAACCCATACGATAGATTCACCATTGTTGTAGAGTTTCAACCAGATTCATCGATGAGTCACCTCCAAAGGTAAAGCGAAGGATATTACCTTAGATGTGAAGAGTATACGAATTCAATGGTTGTTCTTTGAAGGTTTGGCTGCTCCTCTCACAACCGCCTCTCACATCTACTCGGTAAGAAGTGAGGTCCCCCAAATTGCTCTTTAAACCCTAGAACATAGTGCATCTCTCATCAGGAGCGGCGATTTTGATTCTACAATTTTGACGATAGGTAGAGGAGTATTTGGTTGGAGCTCAGACAACAGCCGCGCCCTAATCATCGTTTCCACTTCAAATTAACAGGTAAATCCCAATCGTCTTCCTAGGGTTTTTTTCATCTCAAATTTATTTCTTCGAGCATGGTAACTATGCGATTCAATTCCTTTGTTTCTTTGGGTAAAAAACCCATTTGCTTGAGAGGTAAGATCGAATCATCATTGTATCGAAGAACACGAATTTGGGTATGTGGTTCATTCAATTTTATTCTTCTGTGCATGCatttcagtttctgtatcaTGGTTCTGTGGTCTTTCTTCTCCTCATTTTTGTTATTCTATCCTGTTACTTGTTCtccatttccttcttcctttgcttTTGGTTTGATGGTTTATGTTGCAGAGCAGTTAGGTTTTCTAACTTCtgtatcaaacaccttcttacctgtttctatttccaaaaacaagaattatcaacCACCTTTCTTACCCGTTTCTGTTTTTAGGAACGGAAATTTTTCGTTTCTGCCTTTCTTGAAACAGAtcaaaaaatggcagaaacgctatcaaacggaccctaagttTGTTCTCATGGACAAAGCAAATAACTTGGTAAATTGAACCATTGAGATagactacaagtaagtggattattattattttttttgtataataCTTAGGCTTTTAGTTTGATTGttaagaaataaatagaaaaaaaaaattgtatttgagaagagagagagagagatgaatccAACTGATAGACTAGGGCAATCAAACAGTTTTTCAGATAGAATTTAGATGAATCCAATTGACAAGACTCAATAATCAAACAATTCTTCAGGCAGATTCTAGATTAATCCAACTGATAGACTAGGATAACCAAACAGGTAATCCTTCAAAATTACGAATCTTAAAAAAGCTCATTCTATGAAATTATGTCCAAAATCAATATAATTACCAACAGATTTAGGCAACCCTAAATTTGAATTAATATGAAAAGCCGCGATTcctttgaaagttgaaaatcgaaACCCTATTTTCAAGTTTCGAACCCGCAACAAACGGGTTGCAATAGCCCATTGAATCTTAGGACTAATTTACCCCCAAAATCTCGTTCTCTGCCATTCGCGCCCAACCTTCCAGGACTCAACTGCTGCTGCTGGGTCTAAACCTCACGGAGCTTCTAGACTCCAGACTCCAGTATTTtccactctctccctctctgacATCTATCTTGGAAGCTGTTCTGGTTTTGCTTTCTTCAattccctttattttctttcccctattttcttatACGGAACGCTTCGAAGCTGATTTGGTATTGGATCAATTCTTCTTCTGTAGAATTAATTACTTGAATTCTAAATTAAGGAGACAATTCAAAGTTTGAAACTCTAATTTGTGTCGCAACTTCTGAACTTTCTCTCCGATTATTCCTTCAAATCTCTCGCAGGTACAATAGAAATGAGGATTCCAcgattttactttatttattttctttttttgggtggtttTTGGTAGTTTGATTCTATGAAGTTCTTCATTGTTTCTTTTAGGTATTATCATcatatagagaaagaaaggagggtGTAAGATGGTGTTCGGCCAAGTGGTTATCGGTCCACCGGGATCAGGGAAGACTACCTACTGCAATGGCATGTCACAGTTCCTCAAACTTATTGGGAGGTACTTTCTTAATTCTAAATTCAATATGCCCTGGGAAACTATTAATCATGCTGGAAAGAAATTTTGTTTGGGCACTATAAGAGATTATTGGGATTTCTTATCATTAATATAGAGTAATTATATTGTGAAATTATATGTTCATGAAATGTTGCTTATAATAGGGTTTGCTGCAAATATTTTCGACTTGATTGATGATGGTGGACTGTTAAAATGGTTTAATACTTTAATATATGAAATTGAAGGCTACACTGAAAATCAATCTGACTAATCCTAGTTCTAGAGGTCCCTTAATATTCTGATTATGTATTCTGTTTGACACCATATACGGTTCCTGCATGGATAAAAATTTTGGCAAGGTACTTCTTCAACTTATTCACTCATTCTAGGCCTATAAATGGTAGTTGCTCACGGGAACATTCTGATTTTACTAATAGGAGTATTTAATGCAGTTGGTTCTCAAGAACAATCAGAAGGGATCCTAAAAGTTGTAGGAATGGAAATTGTGATATATGGTTGACATGTATTTCACAAGATTTTGTTCATGTCTACAactagaaaatgaaaatgtgaTTTGTCGATGCAGGAAAGTAGCTGTTATCAATTTGGATCCTGCAAATGATGCATTGCCGTATCCACTCCACCAAGAATTTTATGTTTCTGAATTTTAATGCAGTTGCTCTAAAATATGGTCTCTAGAATGAAAGTTTTAAGTCAGTAATCTGTTGAACTAGCTTTGTTCGCCTTTACATGGGAGGTAGATATGAGTGTGCTGTCAATATCGAGGATCTCGTGAAACTCAGTGATGTGATGATTGAACATTCTCTTGGTCCCAATGGAGGTCAGTTTGATGTATAGCCTCTTCCGTTTCCTGCATTTGGAATTGTAACTGAGTCAACCTTGTGGAATCTGAGATATGTATGGCATACTGTTAGGATGATCTCCCCTAGGCATAACAGTACCTGTAGTGTTTCCTGCTTGAGAAACTGGATGCTGATATAACACTATACTTCAACGTGGGTGTTGTGTTCATTGTTGGGTTTGTAAACTGTTGAATATTCTAAATGTTGTATTGTTGTTTGAAAAAGCTGATAGGCTGCAGAGTTTTTTACAGACCCCATTAACCACAAAAGAAAGGGTGAAACAATTGGATGATGTAACTGTCTTGTTTTATTCCGGAGGGCCTTTTTATTTCTAGGagaaaaccaaataaaagaaaaactttcaGGTAAAATCGGACAGACACAGGCCTGGTCTGTTTCTTTGCAAAATTTTCTGcgcaaatgatattttacatgaaaattttcctctgctaaattttttattattcttcaaTGCCATTTCATTTTGTGTTTTATGTCAAAACAGCAGAAAATCCTATTTTACtggaaattttcctttttcatgctTTTCACATTGAAATAACTGGatccaaaaggaaaaagaatttgCCTGAAACTTTCCCTTTTACATGGGTTTCTTATCTGGAAAGATGGGGCCTTTTAAAAGATGATAAGAAAATATCCCTTTCCATGATAAGCCCTCTGGGAGAATTGATAATATCTCCTTTTCTCAGAAATATGAGAATGCTATAAAGCAGGTAGTATAAATCATCTAAACctgttgattttctttcttttgtttttttgggtagacATATGATCCTGTTGAAGAACCATAAAATGGTTATATCTAGTTGTATcattctttaatatttttatatgtGCGTAGGCATTTTCTGCAATGTCTGAGAAGTAAAATGTCATGTTAACTAGGTTTAGTTTATTGTATGGATTACTTGGAGAAGAACATCGACTGGCTAGAATCCAAATTGGTGCCTCTTCTCAAAGGTCAGTATACCTGACTGAGCTTGTCTGTTATTTGTGTGTGCTGTTGAATTTATTGGTTTAGTTTCATGCAATGCATTAGATCGTTACCTGCCATGttgcacactttttttttttcttggttgtgTAAAAAGATCGCTTTCCTTCTAGTCTTGTTGCATGCTGTGGGGTTTGAACTCTCATATTTTTAATGGAGACAATCATACTTGACTTCACAGAGAGTATCTGATGGATGGATAACCTACTTGTTGTCAGCTAAAGTAGGTTGTTTATTGCTTCTTGGTCTCTGAGTGTCTCGCTAAGAGTTCAAGGATTTTTTCAGAAGATAGGTCATAAATTACTTACTGATAATTGCGATgaaaagtcatttgaggtgatGTTATGGGAATGTTCAATGAAGGCCATTGGATGCACCTGTGAAGGGTGATTTGTGCAGTTTTGAGGAACTAATAGAACAAAGGTAGGCTGAAAATGACCGGTGGATAAATGGCAAGAAAATATATGGATGGTGGCTTTTGGTTAACAGCAACTATTGTTTTAGTAGAGTTAACTATGAATATAGGGTTCATCTAGtgaacccatttagttgggagttgggaccatAGTTGTCTAGGCGACGCTTAGGCGTCCAAGCGGCCTAGTTGGGGTCTGGGCGACTGTTGCCTTGGTGCGAGGCGTAACACTAATTTATGTCAAACATCATTTgagtaaatgtttttatattcatttacttaagatattattcataaataaacaaataccccctatttgaatctaataaaatagtttaaaaatcaaattccaaaaggattttaaaagtCAAACCttcctagtccaagaacaacaAACTAATCTTTTTTGTTGTAGGGTCGATTTTGAACTTTCAAATgcttgggtttttctcaattctgaaaatttcataaatcttattatAGTAAAACATAATAAGATGACCCATTTTGTGACTAGGCCTTAGAGTCAGACTCGGGGGAGAATAAAGACCGACCACTATATCCACCAAACTTAGAACCGAAGCTACTTTGGGTAAAGAAGTGTGCATGTCATTGCCCATAACCACTACATCCATCATTACCTTTTCCAGTCTGGGCCTCCAAGAGTGCCTGACAAGTTCCTAATGGGTCTCTTGGTGATCATAATGAGAATAATGAAATTGGATTCATATCAGACTAAGGTgtaaaaaatatctttttctcCAACCATTGTCTGTACATATAGCAATCCTTCTTTATAtgccctttcttcttctagaaaGACTACTTGGAAGCTTGCTTCATGCCCTCATTTTTAATGGGCGTCTTCCCAGCCTTATTTTTCTGGACGTATTTTCTGGATTGAGCCTTTTCTCGAGTGGTCAGGTGCACACTCTCAGTTGATTCATTCTTCAATCTCTCTTCTTGTACACATATGGTCAGAAGCTCATAAGCAGTCAAATCACTcaagaaaactcaaaatttcattcaatctcagaaagCCGGAGGGCTGGGGCATATGCTTATTTACACCTCTAAAATCTGACTCCTATTTTAATTGGAACTTGCCTAATCTAATACAATTCAAAATTACTGCTTAGTTGAACAAGAATAGACTAACATATCATAATTGCACTACTAAACTGACTGGGAATTAAAGGCTAACAACTTCAGAAATCTTAGTGTCATTTGGACCAAACAACTTACTAGATTCTTAAACTCCTGATTTTACGaggaaaataattaaatattgtGTACCCTCTTCGACTAAATTTTCAGAATTTAAAATTGAGCCTATTACAGCCAGAAACATTAAAAACAAAGACCCATAACCATCTAACACCAAAACAGGGGCTATTTTTGAAGTGTGACTGAGTGATGGAGTCTTCATTGGTATCTTTCTATTGCACAAATTTTTCCTTGCGTTTTGGGTGGGTTACTTATGCTTTTCTCATTAATGGCTTGCTGGGTACCAATGTAAGGCTATGCTGACATATTCAAACAATCTTGCAGATCACTATCTTCTTTTTGATTTTCCTGGCCAAGTGGAACTTTTCTTCCTTCACTCAAATGCCAAGAATGTTATAGACAAACTTATAAAGAAGTTGAACCTTAGGGTATGATTGTGTTTACTGCAATTAGGTATTTGTGTATGTATCATAGACAGAACCCTCAAGTTGTCAATGAATTATTGTAATTACTGCTTTTGGGGTGGTTGTTACAGTTGACTGCTGTACACCTAGTTGATGCCCACCTGTGCAGTGACACTGGGAAATATGTGAGTGCTCTGCTTCTTTCTCTATCAACCATGGTACATCTGGAACTCCCACATATTAATGTGCTGTCTAAGATTGATCTCATAGAGAGTTACGGAAAGCTTGGTAAGCTGCAAATCATTCACTTTGTTGAATAGTCTGTAACCTATCCTTGACTAATCATTAAGTGGGTAAATCTTGCAGCTTTTAACCTTGACTTCTATACTGATGTCCAAGATTTATCTTATTTACAAGACCATCTTGATCAAGATCCTCGTTCAGCTAAGTACAGGTGTGATGTTTATCCAAACATTTGCGTTGGTGCACCTGATGTCAATCTGATTCTTGATCCTTCTTGagttgttatttttatttttatttatttatttattttaagattGAAGTATAGCTTGTTTGTCAGTATTTTTCACTTATTTTGTCTTCATGTTTAATTACCTTGATTATGCATATCTATTAAGCACATATGCAGGGGGTTAGCTTATTTGGTTGCTACCTTTGACTTGTTCCCCTTGATAGTTTTTTCCAACATCAAAGTCATTCCATGAGGTAAATATGTATTCTTCTGGAAAACCATAGGGTGGATGAAGGTccacaagaagaaaaactcGAAAGTCATCTGATTGGTGTGATCCTGTTGGTGTTTTTGCTGGGGACCAATTGAATTATAGCTTTGTAGCACAGTACAGTTGAAATGAACTTCTTAAGTGAATGGCATTTGGCCGTGAACCCTAGGTTTATCATATAATCTAGAGCTTAGGGAGATTCTTCAGTAAGAGTTTTTAAATTTGATCTGCAGAATCGGCTGTGGACTAGGTTATATTTCACATTTATAAGTCAAGGCTTAATAAAACGGAGAGAAGGAAGTCATTAgcaaagagatggagagatgTTGGCCGATAGTTGATGCCTCGATGGCTGTTGTTAAAGAGGAGAGGGATGCAAACTACAAGAGGCAAACAGGTGCACACCTGCTTGTGCCcgtccttcttctctttcttcttttcttcctccacTACTTTCCTCCTCTGTccccatccttctttttcttcttttaccaCCCTCCTTCCTAATGTCTTCCTCCTGTGCTTTCTCTGATTTTCTTCTGCTCTCAGCTCAGAACTTATTAGTTAAAAAACTAACAAGTGAGATCAATGatccatagttatcaaggcgacTTGACTATCCAAGAGGCAGAAGAGATGCCTAAATGCGCAGGCACCTAGGCGACTAGGCGTGCActatatataaatcaaaatctTAAAATGATGTCTTGGATTTTTGTGCTTAAATATTTTGCTTACTGGATACTGAAACTGCTATTATTATTGTTTCAAtcgcttatcccaaaagctccaGCTGTTAAGGTACATACATGGCTCTGCATGTGACACCATCATATAGTGGCACCATCATGTGGCACCAAGAGTACAAGGCATAATGGCACAACACACCACACAAAACCCTTGCACATACCAGGGATCAAACACCCGACCTCCTAGCTCTGATACCCTGTTGCAACCACTCATCTCAAAAGCTTGAGCTGTTAAGGGCCACAACAATGATCACCATAAAAACCAAACTATGATATTGtcatcattttcctttttctgattTGTATATAGGATTTAACTTGCCTTCCAAGAAATTATGTTGCTTAGGCTGcgttggtagtcattcagttccagaaacgacgtttcgtgtcaaaaacagaattacCCTAGTtaactttttttgtatttggaacaaAACCAAAATGACAGAACGAGGTttcgtcgt is part of the Macadamia integrifolia cultivar HAES 741 chromosome 9, SCU_Mint_v3, whole genome shotgun sequence genome and encodes:
- the LOC122087919 gene encoding GPN-loop GTPase QQT1; this encodes MVFGQVVIGPPGSGKTTYCNGMSQFLKLIGRKVAVINLDPANDALPYECAVNIEDLVKLSDVMIEHSLGPNGGLVYCMDYLEKNIDWLESKLVPLLKDHYLLFDFPGQVELFFLHSNAKNVIDKLIKKLNLRLTAVHLVDAHLCSDTGKYVSALLLSLSTMVHLELPHINVLSKIDLIESYGKLAFNLDFYTDVQDLSYLQDHLDQDPRSAKYRKLTKELCEVIEDYSLVNFTTLDIQDKESVGNLVKLIDKSNGYIFAGIEGSAVEFSKIAAGPLDWDYYRVAAVQEKYMKDDEKFDLSD